From Nomascus leucogenys isolate Asia chromosome 15, Asia_NLE_v1, whole genome shotgun sequence, a single genomic window includes:
- the LOC115838558 gene encoding uncharacterized protein LOC115838558 produces MAIESKATVVSLLRDWVKLFMCNQADVKMQSAESPWRRSGCQAARTQVTGGPPPQARAAAGRGGVGLTPGSAPRRPPLGPLPPTPRPRRPHSQRLGEGAEPLRHGRQPLPGAVHPTVAVAAAGRRAERRRRAAGPCRAEQPQGEEAEQPQRARHCCGRLPRRPLPRRCSLRCPPMPPAAPGQPACGLGRGSLPRRSARARPLQQSAAAAQGRGAPEFRPSRCSMDAQRQPRSSGGSGQPGRPGAAAGAALCHRTGLPVPGLPMQRLFKVAERSLQPCRPLAPAPAVALAQTPRLWLALSQPQLNLFPSFSLLGLHALVPKPPAAGLCKSLRNWIS; encoded by the exons CAAAGTGCGGAAAGCCCGTGGCGCAGGAGTGGGTGCCAGGCAGCCCGCACGCAGGTGACCGGCGGACCCCCTCCCCAGGCCCGGGCGGcggcggggcggggtggggtgggacTGACCCCTGGCTCCGCCCCGCGGCGCCCCCCGCTGggccccctcccccccaccccgcgTCCCCGCCGCCCGCACTCACAGCGCTTGGGTGAAGGCGCTGAGCCCCTCAGGCACGGCCGTCAGCCCCTTCCCGGAGCAGTCCACCCGACGGTCGCCGTCGCAGCTGCAGGGCGCCGCGCAGAGAGGCGGCGCCGCGCCGCTGGGCCCTGCCGAGCCGAGCAGCCCCAGGGCGAGGAAGCAGAGCAGCCCCAGCGGGCCCGGCATTGCTGCGGCCGCCTCCCGCGCCGGCCTCTCCCGCGGCGCTGCTCGCTCCGCTGCCCTCCGATGCCCCCCGCCGCCCCCGGGCAGCCGGCCTGCGGGCTGGGGCGGGGGTCTCTTCCTCGGCGGTCCGCGCGGGCTCGGCCCCTTCAGCAGTCCGCCGCAGCGGCGCAGGGACGCGGCGCTCCGGAGTTTCGCCCTTCCCGCTGCTCCATGGACGCGCAGAGGCAGCCCCGCTCCTCCGGCGGCTCAGGCCAGCCGGGCCGGCCCGGCGCAGCAGCGGGGGCCGCCCTCTGCCATCGCACCGGTCTCCCTGTCCCCGGCCTCCCAATGCAGCGGCTCTTCAAGGTTGCAGAGCGCAGCCTTCAGCCATGCCGGCCACTCGCCCCAGCCCCCGCCGTGGCTCTCGCACAAACACCCAGACTCTGGCTCGCTCTCTCCCAGCCGCAGCTCAATCTCTTCCCGTCCTTTTCCCTTCTAGGGTTGCACGCTCTGGTTCCCAAGCCCCCGGCCGCTGGCTTATGCAAATCACTTAG AAATTGGATCTCCTAA